One Nonomuraea angiospora DNA segment encodes these proteins:
- a CDS encoding CGNR zinc finger domain-containing protein: protein MTRQAPLIAELVNLATARWRGGASVQPLAGENLATTFATQLRDPASAALRAAPDTGRHLAELAAELRQALLAEHPADQAARINAMIRRYGAQPYLTEDVGQPFHLHFHGSGGTPVEALGGEFATALALIVDGYGPDRFGQCAAHQCEAVYIDLTRNASRRYCSAACTARAKTAAYRSRRQP, encoded by the coding sequence GTGACCCGACAGGCTCCCCTGATCGCCGAGCTGGTCAACCTGGCCACGGCGCGCTGGCGGGGCGGCGCCTCAGTGCAGCCACTGGCAGGCGAGAACCTGGCGACGACGTTCGCCACCCAGCTCCGCGACCCCGCAAGCGCGGCCCTGCGCGCGGCCCCGGACACGGGGCGACACCTGGCAGAGCTGGCCGCCGAGCTGCGACAGGCGCTGTTGGCCGAGCATCCGGCGGACCAGGCCGCCCGCATCAACGCCATGATCCGCAGGTACGGCGCGCAACCGTACCTGACCGAGGACGTCGGCCAGCCGTTCCACCTGCACTTCCACGGTTCGGGCGGCACCCCGGTGGAGGCCCTGGGCGGCGAGTTCGCCACGGCGCTGGCCCTCATCGTGGACGGCTACGGCCCCGACCGCTTCGGACAGTGCGCGGCGCACCAGTGCGAGGCGGTCTACATCGACCTGACCCGCAACGCCTCGCGCCGCTACTGCAGCGCGGCATGTACGGCTCGCGCCAAGACCGCCGCCTACCGCAGCCGCCGCCAACCCTGA